A window of the Apodemus sylvaticus chromosome 15, mApoSyl1.1, whole genome shotgun sequence genome harbors these coding sequences:
- the Filip1l gene encoding filamin A-interacting protein 1-like gives MVVDEQQRLTAQLALQRQKIQDLTTSAKETQGKLALAEARAQEEEQKATRLEKELQTQTTEFHQNQDKIMAKLTNEDSQNRQLRQKLAALSRQIDELEETNRSLRKAEEELQDIKDKINKGEYGNSGIMDEVDELRKRVLDMEGKDEELIKMEEQCRDLNKRLEKETAQSKDFKLEVDKLSVRITALEKLEDALDKSKQECYSLKCNLEKEKMTTKQLSEELESLNARIKELEAIESRLEKTEITLKEDLTKLKTLTVMLVDERKTMSEKLKQTEDKLQTTTSQLQAEQNKVTSVTEKLIEETKRALKSKTDAEEKMCSITKERDDLRNKLKAEEEKGHDLLSKVTILKNRLQSLEASEKDFVKNKLNQDSSKSTAALHQENNKIKELSQEVEKLKLKLKDMKAIEDDLMRTEDEYETLERRYANERDKAQFLSQELEQAKMELAKYKLAEKTESSHEQWLFRRLQEEEAKSGHLSREVDALKEKILEYMATEDLFCHLQGDHSLLQKKLNQQENRNRDLGREIENLTKELERYRHFSKTLRPSLNGRRISDPQVFSKEIQTEAADNEPPDYRSLIPLERAVINGQLYEESEDQDDDPPEEESELPFRCSQSSSLPVNRKLWIPWMKPKEGHPQNGKIQTKSNGNFVQPGDLVLSHTPGQPLHIKVTPDHTQNTATLEITSPTTESPHSYTSTAVIPNCGTPKQRITILQNASITPVKTKSSTEGLTNLEQSMSPVTMATFARAQTPESCGSLTPERTMSPIQVLAMTGSPSSPEHGCSPEPIEISAKHAIFRVSPDRQSSWQFQRSNSNSSSVITTEDNKIHIHLGSPYVQAVAGPMRPASPSAPLQDNRTQGLTNGALHKTTNKVTSSITITPTATPLPRQSQITVSNIYN, from the coding sequence ATGGTGGTGGATGAACAACAACGGCTTACAGCTCAACTCGCCCTTCAAAGACAGAAAATCCAAGATCTGACCACAAGTGCAAAGGAAACCCAGGGTAAACTAGCCCTTGCTGAAGCCAGAGCTCAGGAAGAAGAGCAGAAGGCAACTAGACTAGAAAAAGAACTGCAAACACAGACCACAGAGTTTCACCAAAACCAAGACAAAATTATGGCGAAGCTCACCAACGAGGACAGTCAAAATCGCCAGCTCCGACAGAAGCTGGCAGCTCTGAGCCGGCAAATTGATGAGTTAGAAGAGACCAACAGGTCTTTAAGGAAAGCCGAGGAAGAGCTGCAGgatataaaagacaaaataaacaagGGAGAATATGGAAACTCTGGCATCATGGATGAAGTGGATGAGCTCAGGAAGCGCGTGCTGGATATGGAAGGGAAAGATGAAGAGCTCATAAAAATGGAGGAGCAGTGCAGAGACCTGAATAAGAGGCTTGAGAAAGAGACAGCACAGAGTAAAGACTTCAAACTGGAGGTTGACAAACTCAGTGTAAGGATCACGGCTCTGGAGAAATTAGAAGATGCTTTagacaaaagcaaacaagaatgCTACTCTCTGAAATGcaatttagagaaagaaaagatgaccACAAAGCAGTTGTCTGAAGAGCTGGAGAGTTTAAATGCCAGAATCAAAGAGCTAGAAGCCATTGAAAGTCGGCTAGAGAAGACAGAAATCACACTAAAGGAAGATTTAACTAAACTGAAAACTTTAACTGTAATGCTTGTAGATGAACGCAAAACAATGAGTGAAAAATTAAAGCAAACGGAAGATAAGTTACAAACCACCACCTCTCAGCTCCAAGCGGAGCAAAATAAAGTAACATCAGTGACTGAGAAGTTAATTGAGGAAACCAAGAGGGCACTCAAATCCAAAACTGATGCAGAAGAGAAGATGTGCAGCATAACCAAGGAGAGAGATGACCTCAGAAATAAACTGAaagcagaagaagagaaaggacacGATCTCCTGTCAAAAGTCACCATACTGAAAAACAGGCTTCAGTCGCTGGAAGCATCTGAGAAAGATTttgtgaaaaacaaattaaaccaAGACTCCAGTAAGTCCACTGCAGCATTGCACCAAGAAAACAATAAGATTAAAGAGCTCTCTCAAGAAGTGGAGAAGCTGAAACTGAAGCTAAAGGATATGAAAGCCATTGAGGATGACCTCATGAGAACAGAGGATGAGTATGAGACCTTAGAACGGAGGTATGCTAACGAGAGAGACAAGGCTCAGTTTCTGTCTCAAGAGCTGGAGCAAGCTAAAATGGAACTTGCCAAGTACAAGTTAGCAGAGAAGACAGAGTCCAGCCATGAGCAGTGGCTTTTCAGGAGGCTCCAGGAAGAAGAAGCGAAATCAGGCCACCTGTCAAGAGAAGTGGATgcattaaaagagaaaattcttGAGTATATGGCAACAGAGGACCTATTCTGTCACCTCCAGGGAGATCACTCCCTTCTGCAAAAGAAACTAAAccaacaagaaaacagaaacagagacttgGGAAGAGAAATTGAAAACCTCACTAAAGAGTTAGAAAGGTATCGGCATTTTAGTAAGACCCTCCGGCCTAGTCTCAACGGAAGAAGAATCTCTGACCCGCAAGTATTTTCCAAAGAAATTCAAACGGAAGCAGCAGACAATGAGCCGCCAGACTATAGGAGCCTCATTCCTCTGGAAAGAGCAGTGATCAATGGTCAGTTGTATGAGGAGAGTGAGGACCAGGATGACGACCCTCCTGAGGAGGAGTCTGAGCTGCCCTTCAGATGCAGCcagtcttcttctcttcctgtgaaCAGGAAACTATGGATTCCTTGGATGAAACCCAAGGAGGGCCATCCTCAGAATGGAAAAATACAAACTAAGTCCAATGGCAACTTTGTGCAGCCTGGAGATCTGGTTCTAAGTCACACACCTGGGCAGCCACTTCACATAAAGGTTACTCCAGACCACACTCAAAATACAGCCACTCTTGAAATCACAAGTCCAACCACGGAGAGCCCTCATTCCTACACCAGCACAGCAGTGATACCAAACTGTGGGACCCCAAAGCAAAGAATTACCATTCTCCAAAATGCCTCTATAACACCAGTTAAGACCAAAAGCTCTACAGAAGGCCTTACAAACTTAGAGCAAAGCATGTCCCCAGTTACCATGGCAACATTTGCCAGAGCACAGACCCCAGAGTCTTGTGGTTCTCTGACTCCAGAGCGGACAATGTCACCTATTCAGGTTTTGGCTATGACTGGTTCACCTAGCTCCCCTGAGCACGGCTGCTCCCCGGAGCCCATAGAAATCAGCGCCAAGCATGCCATTTTCAGAGTCTCCCCAGACCGGCAGTCATCATGGCAGTTTCAACGTTCAAACAGTAACAGCTCAAGTGTGATAACTACTGAGGATAATAAAATCCACATTCACTTAGGAAGTCCTTACGTGCAAGCTGTGGCTGGCCCCATGAGACCTGCCAGCCCTTCAGCACCACTGCAGGATAACAGAACTCAAGGCTTAACTAATGGGGCACTACACAAAACAACCAATAAAGTTACCAGCAGTATTACTATCACACCAACAGCCACACCTCTTCCTCGACAATCACAAATTACAGTAAGTAATATATATAACTGA